CTCGCAAGGGAAAAGACAGCCACCGCCCTTAAAACTTCCTGCTTAATCCATTATACATGCAGCCTAGCTCTTTAACCAAATATAAAATTAAAGAATCAGTAAGAAGCTGTCTAAAATCTCTTAAGTAATAGTGCTAAAAACGCTAAAACGACCATTTGCAGACTGGTGGTTAATTGACGCTCACAATTTTTCCAAAGTCGCCGACAATTCTCTAGCCAACTAAAAGATCGTTCGACTACCCAACGTTGGGGCATGACTTCGAATCGATGCAACTCATTGCGCTTCGCAACCTGCACGGTTGCGTTTAAATTACTGGCTACATCGAGCTGAAAATTAACGCCTGAATAACCACCATCAACTAAGACATTTTGAACCTGGCGTAAATGCATGGCATGTAAAGCGATCATGGCACTGGCCCCGTCTCGATCAGAGACGTTCGCTCGCGTCATGTGAATGGCCTGCGGAAAGCCATTGATATCAACTGCCAGATGGCGCTTAATCCCCGAGATTTTCTTAGAAGCTGTCTAAAATCTCTTAAGTAATAGTGCTAAAAACGCTAAAACGACCATTTGCAGACTGGTGGTTAATTGACGCTCACAATTTTTCCAAAGTCGCCGACAATTCTCTAGCCAACTAAAAGATCGTTCGACTACCCAGCGTTGGGGCATGACTTCGAATCGATGCAACTCATTGCGCTTCGCAACCTGCACGGTTGCGTTTAAATTACTGGCTACATCGAGCTGAAAATTAACGCCTGAATAACCACCATCAACTAAGACATTTTGAACCTGGCGTAAATGCATGGCATGTAAAGCGATCATGGCACTGGCCCCGTCTCGATCAGAGACGTTCGCTCGCGTCATGTGAATGGCCTGCGGAAAGCCATTGATGTCAACTGCCAGATGGCGCTTAATCCCCGAGATTTTCTTACCAGCGTCGTAACCTTTGTTTTCAGCAGTAGCGGTGTTTTTGACGCTCTGAGCGTCAACGATAATAAAGGAAGTTAAAGCTGAACGTCCTTGGTAAGTTCGCCGAGCAATGACAATTTTTTTAAAACTTGTTCCAATAAAGAATCAGCCGTAGGCTCAGCTTTAGTTGACCAAATTTTGTAATAGTTGTAAACTGACCGCCATTCTGGGAAATCACCGGGGACTTGACGCCATTGGCAACCGGTTTTCAAGACATATAGGACCGCACAGAAGACCTCGTAGAGGTCATATTTTCGAGGCTTAGTTCGCTTACGAAAATTTTCTAAAGCTGGTCGAATTAATTCAAATTGTTGCCGAGTAATATTGCTGGGATAATTTTTCATAGCTTAAACTCGCTTTTTACATAGAAGTATATCAAAAATCATAGATCTTGGACAGCTTCTTACCAGCGTCGTAACCTTTGTTTTCAGCAGTAGCGGTGTTTTTGACGCTCTGAGCGTCAACGATAATAAAGGAAGTTAAAGCTGAACGTCCTTGGTAAGTTCGCCGAGCAATGACAATTTTTTTAAAACTTGTTCCAATAAAGAATCAGCCGTAGGCTCAGCTTTAGTTGACCAAATTTTGTAATAGTTGTAAACTGACCGCCATTCTGGGAAATCACCGGGGACTTGACGCCATTGGCAACCGGTTTTCAAGACATACAGGACCGCACAGAAGACCTCGTAGAGGTCATATTTTCGAGGCTTAGTTCGCTTACGAAAATTTTCTAAAGCTGGTCGAATTAATTCAAATTGTTGCCGAGTAATATTGCTGGGATAATTTTTCATAGCTTAAACTCGCTTTTTACATAGAAGTATATCAAAAATCATAGATCTTGGACAGCTTCTAAAATGTAAGCTATAAGG
This genomic window from Lentilactobacillus buchneri contains:
- a CDS encoding IS5 family transposase (programmed frameshift) — encoded protein: MKNYPSNITRQQFELIRPALENFRKRTKPRKYDLYEVFCAVLYVLKTGCQWRQVPGDFPEWRSVYNYYKIWSTKAEPTADSLLEQVFKKIVIARRTYQGRSALTSFIIVDAQSVKNTATAENKGYDAGKKISGIKRHLAVDINGFPQAIHMTRANVSDRDGASAMIALHAMHLRQVQNVLVDGGYSGVNFQLDVASNLNATVQVAKRNELHRFEVMPQRWVVERSFSWLENCRRLWKNCERQLTTSLQMVVLAFLALLLKRF